GACGGACGAGCACGAGTGTACCGGACATGAAATGCTCCTATGATCGGGACGGGTGCTGTGACGATGCCTGCCGCTTGGGCGGCAGGCGGGAGGGGACCGGCATCATCGCGAACCGACGGGCATGACCCTAGAGGCCCAGCACGTCGCGCATGGTGTAGAGGCCGGGCTTCTTGCCGTGCGCCCACAGCGCAGCCTTCACCGCCCCGCGCGCGAACAGCCCGCGGTCCTCGGCGTGGTGCGAGAGCACGATTCGCTCGCCAGCGCCGGCCAGAATGACCGAGTGGTCGCCGACGACCGAGCCGCCGCGCAGCGTGGCGAAGCCGATCGCGCCATCCGGACGCACGCCTGTATGGCCATCGCGGACCCTGACGCTGTGATCCTCGAGCGCAATGCCGCGGCCCTCCGCGGCTGCATTGCCGAGCAACAGGGCGGTGCCGGACGGGGCGTCGACCTTGTGCTTGTGGTGCATCTCGAGGATCTCGATGTCGAATTCCTCGGGGCCGAGCGCCCGCGCCGCCTGCTCGACGAGAACGGCGAGCAGATTGACGCCGAGGCTCATGTTGCCGGACTTGACGATGGTGGCGTGGCGGGCGGCCGCAGCAATGGCGGCGTCCTGCTCCGGCGTGCAGCCGGTGGTGCCAATGACGTGCACGATGCGCGCCTGGGCGGCATAGCCGGCAAACTCGACGGTCGGCGCCGGCGCGGTGAAGTCGATGACGCCGTCGGCCCTGGCGAAGGCGGACAGCGGATCGTCGCCAATCGTGACGCCGATGGATCCGATCCCGGCCAACTCGCCGACATCCTTGGCGAGATGAGGCGACCCCTGGCGCTCGACGGCGCCGATCACCCTGGCGCCGGGCGTGGCGTGGATCGCCCTCACCAGCGTCTGACCCATGCGGCCGGCGGCGCCGACCACGACGAGACCCATGTCGCTCATGCCTTGCTCCCGGTGCTCGAGGCCTTGGTCTTGCGATGCGGCACGACGTTCCCCGGCCGGGTGTCGTCGACCAGACCGAGCCCTCGCTCGTTCTGCGCCCTGTGAAAGCGCGCGTAGACGCCCGCCGGATCGGCGAGCAGCGCGCGGTGGGTGCCCTGCTCCACCAGCCTTCCGTGGTCGAGCACGACGATCTGGTCGGCGTTGACCACCGTCGAGAGACGATGCGCGATGACGATGGTGGTGCGGCCGCGCATGACTTCGGAGAGCGCCACCTGCAGTCGCGCCTCCGATTCGTTGTCGAGCGCCGAGGTCGCCTCGTCGAGCAGCAGGATCGGCGCATTGCGCACGATGGCCCGCGCGATGGACAGGCGCTGCCGCTGCCCGCCGGACAGCGTCACCCCGTTCTCGCCCACGAGCGTGTCGTAGCCCTGCGGCTGCGCCCGGATGAAGTCGTCGGCCTGGGCCTGTACGGCCGCATGCTCGATCTCGGCATCGGTCGCGTCGGCACGGCCATAGCGGATGTTGTCGCGGATCGTCCCTTCGAACAGGTAGGGCTGCTGCGAGACGTAGGCGATCGATTCCCGCAGCGAACGCTTGGTGACCCTGGTGATGTCCTGCCCGTCGATCTCGATGCGGCCGCCGTCGACGTCGTAGAATCGCTGCAGCAGGGCCACCAGCGTCGACTTGCCGGCGCCGGAAGAGCCGACAATGGCAGTCGTCGATCCCGGGCGAACGGTGAAGCTCACATTGTGCAGGACAGGCAGGTCGTTCGAATAGCCGAAGGACACGTCCTCGAAGCGCACCTCCGCCTGGTCCACCTTGAGCACCGGCGCATCGGGCAGGTCGCGCTGTTGCGGGCGGATGTCGAGGATCTCGTAGATCATGCGCGCGTTCACGAGCGCCCGCTCGAGATTGACCTGCAGCCGCGCCAGCCGGCGCGCCGGGTCGTACGCGAGCAGCAGCGCGGTAATGAAGGAAAAGACGGCGCCGGGCGGTTGCTGGCCGATCGTCGTGCGATAGGCTGCGTAGGCGATGACGCCAGCGATCGCGAAGCCGGCCAGCACGTCCGAGATCGGGCTGACCCGCTCGGATACCCGCGAAATCTTGTTGGCGCGGACCTCAGCGTCGCTGACCAGGCCGTCGATCTTGGCGGCGAGCTGGTCCTCCATGGTGAAGGCCTTGACGATGGCGATGCCCTGCGTCGCCTCCTGCATGGCGCCGATGAGGCGCGAATTGACTTCGATGGACTCCCGCGTCACCCGGCGCAGGCGACGCATGATCTTGTAGACGGCGAAGCCGAGGGGCGGCCCGATCAGCAGCGCGAAGGCCGAAAGCATCGGGTCCTGCATCACCATCACGACGACCAGCGCCATCAGCGAGACGAAGTCGCGGGCGACCGAGGTGAGCGTGATGCTCAACAGGTCGCGAACGCCGGTGACGTTCTCGTTGATGCGGGCGGCGAGCCGTCCCGAGCGCT
This portion of the Mesorhizobium shangrilense genome encodes:
- the dapB gene encoding 4-hydroxy-tetrahydrodipicolinate reductase; this encodes MSDMGLVVVGAAGRMGQTLVRAIHATPGARVIGAVERQGSPHLAKDVGELAGIGSIGVTIGDDPLSAFARADGVIDFTAPAPTVEFAGYAAQARIVHVIGTTGCTPEQDAAIAAAARHATIVKSGNMSLGVNLLAVLVEQAARALGPEEFDIEILEMHHKHKVDAPSGTALLLGNAAAEGRGIALEDHSVRVRDGHTGVRPDGAIGFATLRGGSVVGDHSVILAGAGERIVLSHHAEDRGLFARGAVKAALWAHGKKPGLYTMRDVLGL
- a CDS encoding ABC transporter ATP-binding protein yields the protein MADQRSPNTKSGKERRADPSEVVATLRRIFAESGRDYAWHYLFAAACLLAIAATTAFSAWIIKDVVDELFFRQRHDLVFLICGAIFAAFALRGLATYAQAVTLAKIGNNLVARYQRRIFAHLMKLGIGYFAEKRSGRLAARINENVTGVRDLLSITLTSVARDFVSLMALVVVMVMQDPMLSAFALLIGPPLGFAVYKIMRRLRRVTRESIEVNSRLIGAMQEATQGIAIVKAFTMEDQLAAKIDGLVSDAEVRANKISRVSERVSPISDVLAGFAIAGVIAYAAYRTTIGQQPPGAVFSFITALLLAYDPARRLARLQVNLERALVNARMIYEILDIRPQQRDLPDAPVLKVDQAEVRFEDVSFGYSNDLPVLHNVSFTVRPGSTTAIVGSSGAGKSTLVALLQRFYDVDGGRIEIDGQDITRVTKRSLRESIAYVSQQPYLFEGTIRDNIRYGRADATDAEIEHAAVQAQADDFIRAQPQGYDTLVGENGVTLSGGQRQRLSIARAIVRNAPILLLDEATSALDNESEARLQVALSEVMRGRTTIVIAHRLSTVVNADQIVVLDHGRLVEQGTHRALLADPAGVYARFHRAQNERGLGLVDDTRPGNVVPHRKTKASSTGSKA